In the genome of Nocardioides sp. NBC_00368, the window CGTTGAGGCGGTTGCCGATGTCGGGGTTCTCGCAGGCGGCCGCGACGAGCGAGCGGACGAGGCCGTCGTTGCCGGGCTGGGCGACCAGGTCGACGAGGCTCTGCATCCACGCGATCAGGTCGGCACGGATGTCACCGGTGTCGGGAACCACCGGGTGGTCCGGCAGCAGCTTGTCCTCGATCAGCGCGTCGGCCACGACCGCGCTCTTCGAGGACCACCAGCGGTAGATCGTCTGCTTGGAGACCCCGGCCTCGGCCGCGATGCCCTCGATGGTGAGGTGGTCGTAGCCCTGGGTCGCGAAGAGCCGGCCGGTCGCGCCGAGGACCGCGATGCGAGCCTGTTCGCTGCGTACGGCACCTCGACGGCGCACTCCTGCTGACGCTGGCATGAACGGCATCCTAAGAGCCCGTGGCATCTCATGGCCAAGGCACAGGTGTGACCCATCACTCGCACAGCGGCCCTTGTCCCGCGGCGTACAGGTGATTAACTGGACGCACCGTTGCGAATTACCGGAGGGATGCCGCCATGGCGGAGCTGTTGTATCGATTGGGCAAGACGGCCGCGCGCCGCGCCTGGCTTGTGATCCTTGCCTGGGTGCTGGCGCTGTCCGGCGCTGTCGGGGCGTACGTCGCCTGGTCCGGTGAGCTCACCACGAGCTTCGACATCCCGGGGCTGCCCTCGTCCGAGGTGGTCGACGACCTCCAGAAGGGGCTGCCCGATCTCGCCGGCGGCTCCGGCACGATCGCCTTCCAGACCGAGGACGGCACCCCGCTCAGCGCGACGCAGAAGAAGGAGATCCAGGCACTGATCACCAGCGCCGAGGACCTTCCCGACGTCGCCGCG includes:
- a CDS encoding TetR/AcrR family transcriptional regulator, producing MPASAGVRRRGAVRSEQARIAVLGATGRLFATQGYDHLTIEGIAAEAGVSKQTIYRWWSSKSAVVADALIEDKLLPDHPVVPDTGDIRADLIAWMQSLVDLVAQPGNDGLVRSLVAAACENPDIGNRLNDALGITATVSTRIEAAVAAGQLPADLPVMEFVRALVGGFVLHSLERAEPAPDIAERLVRALLH